A single genomic interval of Pyruvatibacter sp. HU-CL02332 harbors:
- a CDS encoding GNAT family N-acetyltransferase, with protein MTTADHIAIQDPDEALLRDAHDLLRQQWGDSVVSLGRKVDPFTLPVRVAVSGDEFTGVAAYLIEGDELEVVALAATGAVRGTGRALMLDLFEMARTMGVRRVHLVTTNDNLRAIGFYQVIGMTIARVGINAIAEARKLKPEIPLTGEKGIPIRDEIEFEYLIKG; from the coding sequence ATGACCACTGCTGATCATATTGCCATTCAGGACCCGGACGAGGCGCTGCTGCGTGATGCCCATGACCTGCTGCGGCAGCAATGGGGAGACAGTGTGGTGTCCCTTGGGCGCAAGGTTGATCCGTTCACGCTGCCGGTGCGGGTGGCCGTGTCGGGGGATGAATTTACCGGTGTGGCTGCCTATCTGATTGAGGGCGACGAGCTTGAGGTTGTCGCTCTTGCGGCAACTGGCGCGGTGCGGGGAACCGGGCGCGCGCTGATGCTTGATCTGTTTGAGATGGCGCGGACCATGGGGGTGCGTCGCGTGCATCTTGTGACGACGAATGACAATCTGCGCGCCATCGGGTTCTATCAGGTCATCGGGATGACCATCGCGCGGGTGGGCATCAATGCCATTGCGGAGGCCCGAAAGCTGAAGCCGGAAATTCCTCTGACCGGCGAGAAGGGCATTCCCATTCGCGACGAAATCGAATTTGAGTATCTCATAAAGGGCTAA
- a CDS encoding NAD(P)H-dependent glycerol-3-phosphate dehydrogenase, translated as MTVADPKIHSIGIIGAGAWGTALASIAARAGRDVTLWAYEPEVADAINATHENTTYLPGIALDDSIRATTDQDTVAKADAVLLVCPAQTMRGVTRELAASVSAGTPIAICAKGIEQSTGKLMTQVLEETVPHAIPAVLSGPSFAADVASGLPTAVTLACADEEVGAAFVDAIGIQTFRPYQATDLVGAEIGGSVKNVLAIACGIVEGKKLGASAAAALTARGFAELTRLGVALGARAETLGGLSGLGDLILTCGSLQSRNMSLGAALGEGRSLADILGERVSVAEGVATAPAVVALARTHGVEMPICEAVASVVMGQASVDEAITALLSRPFKREA; from the coding sequence ATGACCGTCGCAGACCCAAAAATCCACAGCATCGGCATCATTGGCGCAGGCGCCTGGGGCACGGCCCTGGCAAGCATTGCAGCACGGGCCGGCCGGGACGTGACCCTGTGGGCCTACGAGCCTGAAGTGGCCGACGCGATCAACGCGACCCACGAGAACACCACGTATCTTCCCGGCATCGCGCTGGACGACAGCATTCGCGCCACAACGGATCAGGACACTGTCGCCAAGGCGGATGCGGTTCTGCTCGTCTGCCCGGCCCAGACCATGCGAGGCGTTACGAGGGAGCTTGCCGCCAGCGTCAGCGCCGGGACACCGATCGCCATTTGCGCCAAGGGGATTGAGCAGTCCACAGGCAAACTGATGACGCAGGTTCTTGAAGAAACCGTGCCTCACGCGATCCCCGCAGTCTTGTCAGGGCCCTCTTTTGCGGCAGACGTGGCCAGCGGATTGCCGACAGCGGTGACACTGGCTTGTGCAGATGAAGAAGTTGGCGCTGCATTCGTTGATGCCATCGGCATTCAGACGTTCCGTCCGTACCAGGCAACGGATCTTGTGGGTGCTGAAATCGGTGGGTCTGTCAAAAACGTGCTGGCCATTGCCTGCGGCATTGTTGAAGGCAAGAAGCTCGGCGCATCCGCCGCGGCCGCCCTGACAGCGCGAGGCTTTGCAGAACTCACACGGTTGGGCGTGGCACTGGGCGCACGGGCCGAAACGCTAGGCGGCCTGTCCGGCCTTGGCGACCTCATCCTGACCTGCGGGTCACTGCAAAGCCGCAACATGTCTCTTGGCGCAGCCCTTGGCGAGGGGCGATCACTTGCGGACATCCTGGGTGAGCGCGTTTCCGTCGCTGAGGGCGTTGCAACGGCGCCGGCCGTCGTGGCTCTGGCCCGCACCCATGGCGTGGAAATGCCGATCTGCGAAGCCGTTGCGTCCGTCGTCATGGGTCAGGCAAGCGTCGACGAAGCGATTACCGCTTTGCTGTCGCGTCCGTTCAAGCGCGAGGCCTAG
- a CDS encoding GNAT family N-acetyltransferase — MTKITIRPATPDDAAAIARAFTPARAAMPGVPVIHTADEDLWFITHKMLPECSVVVAEAGGTIAGVAAYTDAWLEQLYVDPAHHRKGIGLALLTHVMRERPQGLELWVFQSNTPARALYESQGFRCVEMTDGQTNEEKCPDARYSWPGTNHSPT, encoded by the coding sequence ATGACAAAGATCACCATCAGACCCGCCACGCCTGACGACGCAGCGGCCATTGCCCGCGCCTTCACGCCCGCCCGCGCCGCCATGCCCGGTGTGCCGGTGATTCACACAGCCGACGAAGATTTGTGGTTCATCACCCACAAGATGCTGCCTGAATGCTCGGTGGTGGTGGCAGAAGCTGGCGGCACCATCGCCGGCGTTGCCGCCTATACGGACGCTTGGCTTGAACAGCTCTATGTAGACCCGGCCCATCACCGAAAAGGCATCGGGCTGGCGCTGTTGACCCATGTGATGCGTGAACGCCCCCAAGGCCTTGAGCTATGGGTGTTCCAGAGCAACACCCCGGCCCGTGCCCTGTATGAATCCCAAGGCTTCCGCTGCGTCGAGATGACCGACGGACAAACCAATGAAGAAAAATGTCCCGATGCACGCTATAGCTGGCCGGGAACCAACCACTCACCTACCTGA
- a CDS encoding EVE domain-containing protein — MAYWLFKSEPGTWSWDDQVKCGAKGTEWDGVRNYMANNFMKEMKIGDKGFFYHSVNEKQVVGIVEVIGEHVMDPTDAKGKFGMVQLKAVEPVPNFVTLADIKGDPALEDMVLVKNSRLSVQPVTPAEWKKVCAMGGLKKAPK; from the coding sequence ATGGCCTATTGGCTCTTTAAATCCGAACCCGGAACATGGTCATGGGATGATCAGGTCAAGTGCGGCGCCAAGGGCACCGAGTGGGACGGCGTGCGCAACTACATGGCCAACAACTTCATGAAAGAGATGAAGATTGGCGACAAGGGCTTCTTCTACCACTCGGTGAATGAAAAGCAGGTCGTTGGCATCGTCGAGGTCATCGGTGAGCACGTGATGGACCCGACCGACGCCAAGGGAAAATTCGGCATGGTGCAGCTCAAGGCTGTAGAGCCCGTGCCAAACTTCGTGACCCTCGCAGACATCAAAGGCGACCCAGCCCTCGAAGACATGGTGCTGGTCAAGAACTCACGTCTTTCTGTCCAGCCGGTCACGCCCGCTGAGTGGAAAAAGGTCTGCGCCATGGGTGGCTTGAAGAAAGCGCCTAAGTAG
- the acs gene encoding acetate--CoA ligase, whose protein sequence is MSDEVIKVPADWAKSAYVDDARYKEMYAQSIKDPTAFWGEHGKRVDWIKPYTKVKDVSYHERDLHIKWYEDGTLNVCYNCVDRHVADKGDQVAIIWEGDDPSVDQSITYTQLHHHVQRFANVLKDQGVRKGDRVTIYMPMIPEAAYAMLACARIGAVHSIVFGGFSPDALAGRILDCDSKFVITSDEGVRGGRPVPLKENTDDALDSCPDVQSVIVVEHTGGSVSMKEGRDVWYHEVAGRVDHDCPCEEMGAEDPLFILYTSGSTGKPKGVLHTTGGYLVYASMTHQYVFDYKPGDIYWCTADVGWVTGHSYIVYGPLANGATTLMFEGVPTYPDSSRCWQVCDKHNVNIFYTAPTAIRALMREGDEPVTKTSRKSLRLLGSVGEPINPEAWNWYHRVVGDSLCPIVDTWWQTETGGILISPLPGATDLKPGSATRPFFGVEPVLVDNDGHPLKGATSGNLCIADSWPGQMRTVYGDHKRFFDTYFSQFKGKYFSGDGCRRDEDGYYWITGRVDDVLNVSGHRMGTAEVESALVSHPLVAESAVVGYPHDIKGQGIYAYVTLNQGEEPSDELKKELVQHVRKEIGPIASPDLLQWAPGLPKTRSGKIMRRILRKIAEDDFSNLGDTSTLADPSVVEDLISNRQNLGGESA, encoded by the coding sequence ATGTCCGACGAAGTGATCAAAGTCCCCGCCGACTGGGCGAAGTCTGCTTATGTGGATGACGCCAGGTACAAGGAGATGTATGCCCAGTCCATCAAGGACCCAACAGCCTTCTGGGGTGAGCACGGCAAGCGGGTGGACTGGATCAAGCCTTACACCAAGGTGAAGGACGTCTCGTACCATGAGCGCGACCTGCACATTAAGTGGTACGAGGACGGCACCCTCAATGTCTGCTACAACTGCGTCGACCGGCATGTCGCAGACAAAGGCGACCAGGTAGCGATCATCTGGGAAGGTGACGACCCCTCCGTTGACCAGTCCATCACCTACACGCAGCTGCACCACCACGTGCAGCGCTTCGCCAATGTGCTGAAGGATCAGGGCGTCAGGAAGGGCGACCGCGTCACCATCTATATGCCGATGATCCCCGAAGCGGCCTACGCCATGCTGGCATGCGCACGCATCGGTGCGGTGCACTCCATCGTCTTTGGCGGCTTCTCGCCGGACGCACTGGCAGGCCGCATTCTGGATTGCGACAGCAAGTTCGTCATCACGTCTGACGAGGGCGTGCGCGGCGGCCGCCCTGTACCGCTCAAGGAAAATACCGACGACGCGCTCGACTCATGCCCGGACGTTCAAAGCGTCATCGTGGTGGAACACACCGGCGGTTCCGTCTCCATGAAGGAGGGGCGCGATGTCTGGTACCACGAGGTCGCAGGCCGCGTGGACCATGACTGCCCATGCGAAGAAATGGGCGCGGAAGACCCGCTCTTTATTCTCTACACGTCCGGCTCCACCGGCAAACCCAAGGGCGTGCTGCACACCACCGGCGGCTATCTCGTCTACGCGTCGATGACCCATCAATATGTCTTCGACTACAAGCCCGGCGACATCTACTGGTGCACGGCGGATGTGGGCTGGGTCACCGGCCACAGCTACATCGTGTACGGACCATTGGCCAATGGCGCCACGACCCTGATGTTTGAAGGCGTGCCGACCTATCCGGATTCGTCGCGCTGCTGGCAGGTCTGCGACAAGCACAACGTCAACATCTTCTACACTGCCCCCACCGCCATCCGCGCCCTGATGCGCGAAGGCGATGAGCCGGTGACAAAAACATCGCGCAAGAGCCTGCGTCTGCTCGGCTCCGTGGGCGAACCCATCAACCCGGAAGCGTGGAACTGGTATCACCGCGTGGTCGGCGACAGCCTCTGCCCCATCGTCGACACCTGGTGGCAGACGGAGACCGGCGGCATTCTGATTTCGCCCCTGCCCGGTGCAACGGACTTGAAGCCCGGCTCGGCCACGCGCCCGTTCTTCGGTGTGGAACCGGTACTGGTGGACAATGACGGACACCCCCTCAAAGGCGCCACATCCGGCAATCTGTGCATCGCGGATTCATGGCCCGGCCAGATGCGCACGGTCTATGGCGACCACAAGCGCTTCTTCGACACGTACTTCAGCCAGTTCAAGGGCAAGTATTTTTCCGGCGACGGCTGCCGCCGCGACGAAGACGGCTATTACTGGATTACCGGCCGCGTCGACGACGTGCTGAATGTCTCCGGCCACCGCATGGGCACTGCCGAAGTGGAAAGCGCCCTCGTGTCCCATCCACTGGTGGCGGAAAGCGCCGTCGTCGGCTACCCGCACGACATCAAGGGCCAGGGCATCTATGCCTATGTCACCCTAAATCAGGGCGAGGAACCGTCAGACGAGTTGAAGAAGGAACTCGTCCAGCACGTCCGCAAGGAAATCGGCCCCATCGCCTCACCTGACCTGCTGCAATGGGCCCCCGGCCTCCCCAAAACCCGCTCCGGCAAAATCATGCGCCGCATCCTGCGCAAGATCGCCGAAGATGATTTTTCAAATCTCGGCGACACCTCCACGCTGGCTGACCCAAGCGTCGTGGAAGACCTGATCAGCAACCGCCAGAATCTCGGCGGCGAGAGCGCTTAG
- a CDS encoding DUF1761 domain-containing protein — translation MDILINLNWLAVLAAAVAGFATGAVWYGVFAKPWMAAAGLTDDDIEQEASTYIFAGVLQIVMAITMAIVIAQTGIASWLSGAILGFVIGIGLVTANKALNAAFQGTSRNLVIIDGLHAAVAFAFMGAILGGWQ, via the coding sequence ATGGACATTCTCATTAATCTGAACTGGCTGGCAGTGCTTGCTGCCGCGGTCGCAGGCTTTGCCACCGGTGCTGTCTGGTATGGCGTTTTTGCCAAGCCCTGGATGGCCGCTGCAGGCCTCACCGACGACGACATTGAGCAGGAAGCCTCGACCTATATTTTTGCAGGTGTCCTGCAGATCGTCATGGCCATCACCATGGCCATCGTCATCGCACAGACAGGCATAGCGTCGTGGCTGAGTGGTGCCATCCTTGGCTTTGTGATCGGCATCGGCCTCGTGACAGCCAACAAGGCATTGAACGCAGCCTTTCAGGGCACCAGCCGCAACCTAGTCATCATCGATGGCCTGCACGCGGCCGTCGCCTTTGCCTTCATGGGCGCGATCCTCGGCGGCTGGCAGTAA
- a CDS encoding YciI family protein → MAQNNRLWIVLGTDYPDNLEKRMAARSAHFAYWDNQKDADGKAIMQMGGPVTDEPGDRMIGSMFLLRLPTLAQAQALLAEDPYVTQGVFETYEIRPWKWLVGTPENV, encoded by the coding sequence ATGGCGCAGAACAATCGCCTGTGGATCGTGCTGGGCACCGACTATCCCGACAATCTGGAAAAGCGCATGGCCGCGCGGTCAGCACACTTTGCCTATTGGGATAATCAGAAGGACGCGGATGGCAAAGCCATCATGCAGATGGGAGGCCCCGTCACCGATGAGCCCGGAGACCGGATGATCGGATCGATGTTCCTGTTGCGCCTGCCCACGCTGGCTCAGGCGCAGGCCCTGCTGGCAGAAGACCCCTATGTCACCCAGGGCGTATTTGAAACCTATGAGATCAGACCCTGGAAATGGCTGGTCGGAACGCCGGAGAATGTCTGA
- a CDS encoding Rieske (2Fe-2S) protein, producing the protein MPAEPWHTRAGAPAPGTQLCALSEIREPGARGFLFGEGKERFDMFVVRRGDSVVAYVNECPHAFTPLETWPDKFLTLAEDEIICSTHGALFNIGDGLCTSGPCTGKSLIAIPVIIDDGMITISQ; encoded by the coding sequence ATGCCAGCGGAACCTTGGCACACTCGCGCCGGCGCGCCGGCGCCCGGCACGCAGCTTTGCGCCCTGTCTGAGATTCGCGAACCCGGCGCCCGCGGCTTCTTGTTCGGCGAAGGCAAGGAGCGGTTTGACATGTTCGTCGTCCGGCGGGGCGACAGCGTCGTCGCCTATGTGAACGAATGCCCCCACGCCTTCACGCCGCTGGAAACCTGGCCGGACAAATTTCTGACGCTGGCCGAAGACGAAATCATCTGCTCCACCCATGGCGCACTCTTCAACATCGGCGATGGCCTGTGCACGTCCGGACCATGTACCGGCAAATCCCTCATTGCCATTCCGGTCATCATAGATGATGGTATGATCACCATCAGCCAATAA
- a CDS encoding YciI family protein — MLFALTCIDKPDSEALRLANRDAHLAYWGETGKVKLGGPFTDDAGEHMEGSFLVIDVADRAEAEHLQAEDPYQTAGLFARVDIRAWKWLLGN; from the coding sequence ATGCTTTTTGCCCTCACCTGCATCGACAAACCCGACAGCGAAGCCCTGCGCCTTGCCAATCGCGACGCGCATCTCGCCTATTGGGGCGAAACCGGCAAGGTCAAACTGGGCGGCCCCTTCACGGATGATGCAGGCGAACACATGGAAGGGTCGTTCCTGGTCATCGACGTGGCAGACCGGGCTGAAGCAGAGCATCTGCAGGCCGAAGATCCCTATCAGACAGCCGGGCTGTTTGCGCGCGTCGACATCCGTGCGTGGAAGTGGCTGCTGGGCAACTAG
- a CDS encoding SDR family oxidoreductase: MTTKTVLITGASAGIGKCFAEFYAAKGYDLILTARRLDRLTEIASALSAAHGIKCETISADLADPAAPDAIWAEITARGLQVDVLINNAGYGMNDHFVDYDWADHRDFIQIMVTAYAHLCRLALPAMLERKYGRIINVASLAGLAPGTLGHTMYGASKAFLIKMSESLSLETEGTGVHVTAVNPGFTRSEFHTTAGVQETVDKMPKWMWMQAPDVVAETYDASEKGLAQIIPGRANRITASILRHFPPRLALSLSRRRSAMQDK; encoded by the coding sequence ATGACCACCAAAACCGTCCTCATCACCGGCGCCTCTGCGGGCATCGGCAAATGCTTCGCTGAGTTCTATGCAGCTAAGGGCTATGACCTCATCCTGACGGCCCGGCGCCTTGATCGCCTGACGGAGATTGCGTCGGCGCTATCCGCTGCCCACGGCATCAAGTGCGAGACGATCTCGGCTGATCTGGCAGACCCTGCCGCACCAGATGCCATCTGGGCCGAGATCACCGCACGTGGTCTCCAGGTCGATGTGCTCATCAACAATGCCGGCTACGGCATGAATGATCACTTCGTCGATTATGATTGGGCAGACCATCGAGACTTCATCCAGATCATGGTGACGGCCTATGCGCATCTGTGCCGCCTTGCCTTGCCCGCCATGCTGGAGCGCAAATACGGGCGCATCATCAATGTAGCATCGCTTGCAGGCCTCGCACCGGGCACCCTGGGCCACACCATGTATGGCGCGTCCAAGGCCTTCCTCATAAAAATGTCTGAGAGCCTGTCGCTGGAAACAGAAGGCACCGGCGTCCACGTCACCGCCGTCAATCCCGGCTTCACGCGCTCGGAGTTTCATACCACCGCTGGCGTGCAGGAGACCGTGGACAAGATGCCAAAGTGGATGTGGATGCAGGCACCCGACGTTGTCGCTGAAACTTATGACGCCAGCGAGAAAGGTCTCGCGCAGATCATTCCCGGCCGCGCCAACCGCATCACTGCCTCCATCCTGCGGCATTTCCCACCGCGACTGGCATTGTCGCTGTCGCGCCGACGCTCCGCCATGCAGGACAAATAG
- a CDS encoding GFA family protein, which produces MARHSLDPYRSMTILKPPPLPLTDGCQCGAVRYTISGPPVVFYLCHCTECQKQTSSAFGESLRVQRADFEMEGPTKVFLRPISKGGHQTCTFCETCGTRLTHQRPGYGDKLNVKAGTLDHASWLVPAGHIWASSKQAHVTIRADELTYPHQPEADADLEARWQAMTPTWYPAT; this is translated from the coding sequence GTGGCCCGCCATTCACTGGACCCTTATCGCAGCATGACGATCCTCAAGCCACCACCCTTGCCCCTCACTGACGGCTGCCAGTGCGGCGCCGTGCGCTACACGATTTCAGGCCCGCCGGTCGTCTTCTATCTGTGCCATTGCACCGAGTGCCAGAAGCAGACCTCAAGCGCCTTCGGCGAAAGCCTGAGGGTGCAGCGTGCGGACTTTGAGATGGAAGGGCCAACAAAAGTCTTCCTGCGCCCCATCTCAAAGGGCGGTCATCAGACCTGCACATTCTGCGAGACCTGCGGCACACGACTGACCCATCAACGCCCCGGCTATGGCGACAAACTGAACGTCAAGGCCGGCACCCTGGATCATGCATCCTGGCTCGTGCCCGCGGGACATATCTGGGCATCCTCAAAGCAGGCACATGTCACCATTCGTGCGGATGAACTGACCTATCCACACCAGCCGGAAGCAGATGCTGATCTGGAAGCCCGGTGGCAGGCAATGACGCCCACCTGGTACCCGGCCACATGA
- a CDS encoding TetR/AcrR family transcriptional regulator translates to MTEKDDIRERILEAARERFLHYGYGKTTMAEIARDCDMSPGNLYRFFQGKLDLAEEIASRATVETMEELAKAIRAPGKSATQAMRDYLFGKLRMTYTNLEKDPKIIELAHTVSAERPTFSTDMLERERSIMMEIIANGRELGEFATNDVNFTAEMIQSATMKFSYPQLWSRLTLDNLERELSGVFDLVLGGLCPDRTLFVGGERPQADEDNVQKTG, encoded by the coding sequence ATGACAGAAAAAGACGACATCAGGGAACGTATATTGGAGGCGGCGCGGGAGCGGTTTCTCCACTACGGGTACGGCAAGACCACAATGGCTGAGATCGCGCGGGACTGTGACATGTCACCGGGCAATCTCTATCGCTTTTTTCAGGGCAAGCTCGATCTTGCCGAGGAAATTGCAAGCCGGGCGACGGTCGAGACCATGGAAGAGCTTGCCAAAGCCATCCGTGCACCGGGCAAGAGCGCCACGCAGGCCATGCGGGACTATCTGTTTGGCAAGCTGCGCATGACCTACACGAACCTTGAAAAAGATCCCAAGATCATCGAGCTGGCACACACGGTATCAGCGGAACGGCCGACATTCTCCACGGACATGCTGGAACGGGAACGCTCCATCATGATGGAGATCATCGCCAATGGCCGCGAGCTGGGCGAGTTCGCCACCAATGATGTGAACTTCACGGCGGAGATGATTCAGTCCGCCACCATGAAGTTCAGCTATCCGCAGCTCTGGTCGCGGCTGACGCTGGACAATCTCGAGAGGGAACTGTCCGGGGTTTTTGACCTGGTGCTGGGCGGGCTATGCCCGGATCGCACCCTGTTTGTGGGCGGTGAACGCCCGCAGGCCGACGAAGACAATGTCCAGAAGACCGGCTGA
- a CDS encoding creatininase family protein — translation MLLHHSTWQEVDDYLTRSKAIVIPIGSTEQHGPTGLIGTDALCPEIISHEAQKDADILVGPTFNVGCAQHHLGFAGSMTLRPSTMIAAIHDWVSSLAVHGFERVLFFNGHGGNIATINAAFSEIYADRSLAGDASNRGPIKCKLDNWWDYKPVMDMCMKTYGKGHGSHATPSEVAVTQWAYPDSIKTAEVTPKIAPNGRFTDAEDYRTKFPDGRMGSDPTLANPEDGGKLVALSVTGLKSSFETFAAS, via the coding sequence ATGCTGCTGCACCACTCCACCTGGCAGGAAGTCGATGACTATCTGACCCGCTCTAAAGCCATCGTCATTCCCATCGGCTCGACCGAGCAGCATGGGCCGACAGGGCTGATCGGCACGGATGCGCTGTGTCCGGAGATCATCTCCCATGAGGCCCAGAAGGACGCGGACATTCTGGTGGGGCCGACCTTTAACGTAGGCTGCGCGCAGCACCATCTGGGCTTTGCCGGGTCAATGACGTTGCGGCCCTCCACCATGATTGCGGCCATTCACGACTGGGTGTCGTCGCTGGCGGTGCACGGGTTTGAGCGGGTGCTGTTCTTCAACGGTCATGGCGGCAACATTGCCACCATCAATGCGGCCTTCTCAGAGATTTATGCAGACCGCTCGCTTGCGGGTGACGCTTCCAACCGGGGTCCGATCAAATGCAAGCTGGACAATTGGTGGGACTACAAGCCGGTCATGGACATGTGCATGAAAACCTACGGCAAGGGACATGGCAGCCACGCGACGCCATCTGAAGTTGCGGTGACGCAATGGGCCTATCCGGACTCGATCAAGACGGCGGAGGTCACTCCCAAGATCGCGCCCAATGGCCGGTTCACGGATGCGGAAGACTATCGCACCAAGTTTCCTGACGGCCGCATGGGGTCAGACCCGACACTTGCGAACCCTGAAGACGGCGGCAAGCTGGTGGCGTTGTCCGTTACCGGGCTGAAGAGCAGTTTTGAAACATTCGCCGCCAGCTAG
- a CDS encoding CoA transferase — MTETKNTGPLAGVKIVDCTSVVLGAYAMQILGDLGAEVIKIEAPTAEGSPGGDILRWGGKSPVGPGMGPLFMTYNRNKRSVMLDLKKEEAREALRTLIKDADVFASNIRYAGMERLGIDYEGVKKINPEIVYVHAAGFGKDGAYGGLQAYDDLIQAASGGTDLLPRVNKRAGLEGEQFERPAYLPSLVADKTTGLHMVYATLAALYHKQRTGEGQFVEVPMLECFTSFTMSENLYGHCFEPPVGGYGYSRVLNPNRRPFKTKDGYLSIVPYSDRQWDDFFELGGRKGLLQEDDRFNTYQNRTQNVLALYALVEEVAQTRTSEEWIDLLKQKNIPAMRVNRLDDVTSDPHLQSISFFEHHQHPTEGTYVAMKQPVNFEKTPATHRHHPPALGVDTEAVLREAGLSEEEIAAVATGQA, encoded by the coding sequence ATGACCGAGACAAAAAATACGGGCCCTCTTGCAGGCGTCAAAATCGTTGACTGCACCTCGGTGGTGCTCGGCGCCTATGCCATGCAGATCCTCGGTGATCTGGGAGCTGAGGTCATAAAGATCGAAGCGCCGACGGCGGAAGGCTCGCCGGGTGGCGACATCTTGCGCTGGGGCGGCAAGTCACCAGTGGGCCCGGGCATGGGGCCGCTCTTCATGACCTACAACCGCAACAAACGGTCCGTGATGCTCGACCTCAAGAAGGAAGAAGCCCGCGAAGCCCTGCGCACCCTCATCAAGGATGCCGACGTCTTCGCCTCCAACATCCGCTACGCGGGCATGGAGCGACTGGGCATCGACTATGAGGGTGTCAAGAAGATCAATCCTGAGATCGTCTATGTGCACGCCGCGGGCTTCGGCAAGGACGGCGCCTATGGCGGCCTGCAGGCCTATGATGATCTCATTCAGGCAGCATCCGGCGGCACCGACCTGCTGCCGCGCGTCAACAAGCGCGCCGGCCTTGAAGGCGAACAGTTTGAACGCCCCGCCTATCTGCCAAGCCTTGTCGCCGACAAGACGACCGGCCTGCACATGGTCTACGCGACGCTCGCCGCGCTCTATCACAAGCAGCGCACCGGCGAAGGTCAGTTCGTGGAAGTGCCCATGCTGGAATGCTTCACCAGCTTCACCATGAGCGAGAACCTCTATGGCCACTGCTTCGAGCCCCCCGTGGGCGGCTACGGCTACTCCCGCGTGCTGAACCCGAACCGCCGCCCCTTCAAGACCAAGGACGGCTATCTCTCCATTGTTCCGTATTCGGATCGTCAATGGGATGACTTCTTCGAGCTTGGCGGCCGCAAGGGCCTGCTGCAGGAAGACGACCGCTTCAACACCTACCAGAACCGCACCCAGAACGTGCTGGCGCTCTACGCCCTAGTGGAAGAAGTCGCCCAGACCCGCACCAGCGAGGAATGGATCGACCTCTTAAAGCAGAAAAACATCCCTGCCATGCGCGTCAATCGCCTCGACGACGTCACCAGCGACCCGCATCTGCAGTCCATCAGCTTCTTCGAACACCACCAGCACCCCACCGAAGGCACTTACGTGGCCATGAAGCAGCCGGTGAATTTTGAGAAGACCCCGGCGACGCACAGGCACCACCCACCAGCGCTGGGCGTGGACACGGAGGCAGTGCTGCGCGAGGCTGGGCTGAGTGAGGAAGAGATTGCCGCCGTGGCGACGGGCCAAGCCTAA
- a CDS encoding VOC family protein, translating into MDAVQNTLVPELTVSDYATSVAFYRDLLGFSVRYQRPEEGFGFLELGAAQVMLDQGDKGRTFAVDGAVLDKPFGRGVNFQIEVDAVSPILARLAEADVALYLPLEDKWYRADNMERGNRQFAVADPDGYLLRFFESLGERAAT; encoded by the coding sequence ATGGACGCCGTGCAAAATACTCTTGTCCCCGAACTCACCGTCAGTGACTACGCCACCAGCGTCGCCTTCTATCGTGACCTGCTGGGATTTTCCGTCCGCTATCAAAGACCCGAAGAAGGCTTCGGCTTTCTGGAGCTGGGTGCCGCGCAGGTGATGCTGGATCAAGGGGACAAGGGTCGTACCTTTGCCGTTGATGGCGCGGTGCTTGATAAGCCATTCGGGCGTGGGGTGAACTTTCAGATCGAGGTCGATGCCGTCTCGCCGATACTGGCAAGGCTTGCGGAGGCTGATGTGGCGCTCTATCTGCCGCTAGAAGACAAGTGGTATCGGGCGGACAATATGGAACGCGGCAACCGGCAGTTTGCGGTTGCTGATCCTGACGGGTATCTGCTGCGTTTCTTTGAAAGTCTCGGCGAACGCGCGGCTACTTAG